From one Bacteroides eggerthii genomic stretch:
- a CDS encoding RagB/SusD family nutrient uptake outer membrane protein: MKKILLASLMLLGLASCDDFLTKDPLTSFQDDDFWCNENNVRGFAMGYYASRFPGYGSGDNGGVMSQRQALNDDFTNTSLSGFAAAPIVKGGSWGSHLSNIRRDNIFIDRVERVTEWDEETANHWRGIARFFRGYDYATFASIYKNVPYYDHELTIVSDDLFRKQDDVFYVMDKVLEDYEFASKNVLVSDTKTGPDGQVITQGVVDAFMSRDMLLMGTKLKYDPATTAEQMEHVAKYLQAAKDAAWRVISSNRYSLCPSFHDLFSTIDISQTAEVKQEMILWRQYATGQVTHAIMTYDRDLTVQGQSGTKDLINSYLCLNGMPINTTAGANPQFKGDKNADNEMSNRDPRLNQTFKDDFYVQYSEYPGYAQSGYKRWLFLNKQHEDDLESTQSFNITDAPIIRLGEVMLNYIEAAAELETLGKYTVTQEDVDATINKLRTRASFGGKLAKLQIIGGQPAVNGVVFDDADRDPDVPSFLWEIRRERRVELVYQGFRLNDLKRWRKIHYLNSDLYPKKTIGCWLEKNDQYKNLILCDENGIVISNAGNAKGEGYIKVSMTPRNADNGYVLDRNYWDCIPLYEIDYYERNGSHLEQNPGWPQGGADAE, from the coding sequence ATGAAAAAAATATTATTAGCTTCACTTATGCTATTGGGCTTGGCGAGTTGTGATGATTTCCTCACTAAAGATCCTCTAACATCTTTTCAAGACGATGATTTTTGGTGCAATGAAAATAATGTACGTGGCTTCGCAATGGGCTATTATGCCTCACGTTTCCCTGGATATGGTAGTGGTGACAACGGTGGTGTTATGTCACAACGTCAAGCTCTGAACGATGATTTCACTAATACTTCTCTCTCTGGATTTGCCGCAGCTCCTATTGTAAAAGGAGGCAGTTGGGGGAGTCATTTAAGTAATATTCGTCGTGACAATATTTTTATTGATCGTGTAGAACGTGTTACAGAATGGGATGAAGAAACAGCAAATCATTGGCGTGGTATTGCCCGATTTTTTCGTGGATACGATTACGCTACTTTTGCCTCAATCTATAAGAATGTACCTTATTATGATCACGAGTTAACCATAGTTTCAGATGATCTTTTCCGCAAACAGGATGATGTATTTTATGTGATGGACAAAGTACTTGAAGATTATGAATTTGCTTCAAAAAACGTGTTAGTAAGTGATACAAAGACAGGGCCCGATGGTCAGGTTATCACTCAAGGAGTCGTTGATGCTTTTATGAGTCGTGACATGCTATTGATGGGGACTAAATTGAAATACGATCCTGCCACAACTGCAGAACAGATGGAACATGTTGCGAAATATTTGCAAGCAGCTAAGGATGCAGCTTGGAGAGTTATTTCATCAAATCGTTATAGCTTGTGTCCTAGTTTTCATGATCTTTTCTCAACAATTGATATCAGCCAGACAGCAGAGGTGAAACAGGAAATGATTCTTTGGCGTCAGTATGCAACCGGACAAGTGACTCATGCTATTATGACTTACGATCGCGACCTTACAGTTCAAGGCCAATCAGGAACTAAGGACCTAATTAATTCTTATCTCTGTCTTAATGGTATGCCTATTAATACAACAGCGGGCGCGAATCCTCAATTTAAAGGTGATAAGAATGCTGATAATGAAATGTCCAATCGTGACCCTCGACTCAATCAGACTTTTAAGGATGACTTTTATGTACAGTATAGTGAATATCCGGGCTATGCACAAAGTGGTTATAAACGTTGGCTATTTTTAAACAAACAACATGAAGATGACTTAGAGTCTACCCAAAGTTTCAATATTACTGATGCACCTATTATCCGTTTGGGAGAAGTGATGCTTAACTATATTGAAGCAGCAGCTGAGTTGGAAACTTTAGGTAAATACACAGTGACACAAGAAGATGTTGATGCTACAATCAATAAATTGCGTACTCGTGCCAGCTTTGGTGGGAAATTGGCTAAACTGCAGATCATTGGTGGCCAACCTGCAGTAAACGGTGTCGTATTCGATGATGCTGACCGAGATCCCGATGTCCCCTCTTTCTTATGGGAGATTCGTCGTGAACGTCGTGTCGAACTTGTATATCAGGGATTTCGTTTGAACGATTTGAAGCGATGGCGTAAGATTCACTATTTGAATTCCGATCTCTATCCTAAAAAAACGATCGGCTGTTGGTTAGAAAAAAACGATCAATACAAGAATCTTATTTTATGTGATGAAAATGGTATAGTTATTTCCAATGCTGGTAATGCGAAAGGGGAAGGTTATATCAAAGTATCTATGACTCCTCGTAATGCCGACAACGGCTATGTACTTGACCGTAATTATTGGGATTGTATTCCTTTATATGAGATCGACTATTACGAACGTAACGGAAGCCATCTTGAACAAAACCCCGGTTGGCCTCAAGGAGGTGCTGATGCAGAATAA
- a CDS encoding InlB B-repeat-containing protein, protein MKSLYKIGLYIGMIVLITLFPISCDDDEIDTTCQVTLVTNQNPGSEEDILQLTVQAGEFLKEPEMVREGFEFAGWYTDQASANNTKKDAEIKFKAYDLKTTPIYLDVTLYGRWVK, encoded by the coding sequence ATGAAAAGTTTATATAAAATAGGATTGTATATAGGAATGATAGTACTTATTACTCTCTTTCCTATAAGTTGCGATGATGACGAGATAGATACAACTTGTCAGGTAACATTAGTTACCAATCAAAATCCTGGTAGCGAAGAGGATATTCTTCAGTTGACCGTTCAGGCGGGTGAATTTCTCAAAGAGCCAGAAATGGTTCGTGAGGGTTTTGAATTCGCGGGTTGGTACACTGACCAAGCTTCGGCAAATAACACTAAAAAAGATGCGGAGATCAAATTCAAAGCTTATGATTTGAAAACTACACCCATTTATTTAGATGTAACTTTATATGGTCGTTGGGTGAAATAA